The DNA sequence TATTGCTGAGATATTTCACCGTATCATGATCGACCGGGAAGAAACCGCAGGTCGCGCCGTATTCCGGTGCCATGTTGGAGATGGTCGCCTGGTCTTCCAGAGTCAGGTTCGACAGGCCCGGGCCGTAGAATTCGACGAATTTTCCGACCACGCCTTTTTCGCGGAGCATCTGAACGACGGTCAGCACGAGGTCGGTCGCCGTGGCGCCTTCGGCCATCTTGCCATCAAGACGGAAGCCGATGACTTCCGGGATCAGCATGGAGACCGGCTGGCCGAGCATGGCGGCTTCAGCCTCGATCCCGCCAACGCCCCAGCCGAGAACCGACAGGCCGTTGATCATGGTCGTGTGCGAGTCGGTGCCGACGCAGGTGTCCGGATAAGCAACCGTTTCGCCGTCTTCTTCCTTGGTCCAGACGGTCTGGCCGAGATATTCGAGGTTCACCTGGTGGCAGATGCCGGTGCCGGGCGGAACAACGCGGAAATTCTCGAACGCGGTCGAGCCCCAGCGCAGGAACTCATAACGCTCCTGGTTACGCTTGTATTCGATCTCGACGTTCTTCTTGAAGCTGTCCGGGCCAGCGAAGCTGTCGACCATGACCGAGTGGTCGATGACGAGGTCGACCGGGACCTGCGGGTTGATGGCGTCGGCCGAAGCGCCGAGCTTCGTGGCGGCGTCGCGCATGGCGGCGAGGTCGACCACGGCCGGAACGCCGGTGAAGTCCTGCATCAGAACGCGCGCCGGGCGGTAGGCGATCTCGTGATCGTCCTTGCCCTTGTTATCGAGCCATTTCTTGAAGGCGAGAATGTCGTCCTTGGTGACGGTCTTGCCGTCTTCGAAGCGCAGCATGTTTTCCAGCAGCACTTTCAACGACGCCGGCAGGCGGGAAACATCGCCGAGACCGTTCTCGGCGGCGGCCTCGATGGAGTAATAGGTGTAAGTCTTGCCACCAACGGTGAGCGTGCGTTTGGAATTAAAGCTGTCGAGGGACGGCATGGGAGGGGAACCTCGCGTCTGAGATGTGAATCCAGGGCCGCCTGGCGGATCGGGCGGCGCGTGCCCGTCTCATATAAGGCTGAAGCCGCTGACGCAATCGGGACAAAGGGACTATCCTGCAGCGCCTGAGCCGATAAAACGTCCCTGCAAACAGGCTGGTAGGAGATCCTGATGTCCTCACACGCGCCATATTCCCTTGATTTGCGCCAGTCCGGGCGCGGAAACCGGTGCGTTGCGGCGTGACCTCTCCTGTCTCCGGCCCCCTGCTTTCTGCAACCGGTCTCGGCATGATTCGGGGCGAACGGGTGCTGTTCACCGGCGTCAGCCTGTCGGTTACAGCGGGCGAGAGCCTTGTTCTGCGCGGCTCGAACGGCGCCGGAAAGACCACCCTGCTGCGTATTCTGGCAGGGCTGACGCGCCCGGAAGCCGGTGACGTGACCCGCAGCGGCCCGCACCACTGGTTCGCCCACCGCGAAGGGCTGAAGCCGCACGAGACCCCGCGTACACATCTTGGACTCTGGGCACGCGCCTGGGGCTCAGACTCCGATCTGGACTCAGTGCTTGCGCAGGTGGGACTGAAACGCCCGGCCGATGTGCCCGCGCGATACCTCTCCGCCGGACAGCGCCGGCGCACAGCCCTTGGCCGTCTTCTATTGGAAAAACGGCCGATCTGGATGCTCGACGAGCCCTATACGGCCCTTGATGCCGAAGGCCGGGACCTCGTGCTCGGCCTGATCGAGGATCATCTGAAGGACGGCGGCGCCGTGGTTGCGGCGATCCATGG is a window from the uncultured Hyphomonas sp. genome containing:
- the ccmA gene encoding heme ABC exporter ATP-binding protein CcmA; this translates as MTSPVSGPLLSATGLGMIRGERVLFTGVSLSVTAGESLVLRGSNGAGKTTLLRILAGLTRPEAGDVTRSGPHHWFAHREGLKPHETPRTHLGLWARAWGSDSDLDSVLAQVGLKRPADVPARYLSAGQRRRTALGRLLLEKRPIWMLDEPYTALDAEGRDLVLGLIEDHLKDGGAVVAAIHGESGFVPTGEVVL